One Engystomops pustulosus chromosome 7, aEngPut4.maternal, whole genome shotgun sequence DNA window includes the following coding sequences:
- the LOC140069135 gene encoding uncharacterized protein produces the protein MANLLSAIRRIIDTFHSYSCRSGPCDKLDKAQFQSLIQTQFAEVIEDSGDPHTIEAILHALDENNDGEVDFKEFLELVAKVAFAYFEALRSKKGCQICASQKGSMLHPSTSSKTCELTPKQDSSKREGSTQDQILKHDKTQKEDPTEKNEPTQKQALTQKQDPSQTKDPILKQDPTEKQNPIHKKDQTKTQDSAPKPDSFQKQDPTQNQDTTQKTEPTHEQGSTKKQDQTQRKNQIKMESETQKQYTDKTEEPAQKQDPTKEDQTQKLDPSKTKYPVTEKDSTLKQDLTLKPDSSQKEVGALSKGLSKKEDTAQNQCSVQKDPKQKPDPTKKQCSALMQDMTQKQDWTLKQDPIQKDDPNKTENPTEKKDPTKKENPTQKQETTKTEDQIQKKDPTKNDDPTQKQETTKTEDQTEKKHPTKKDDPTQKQETTKTEDQTENKDQIKMESETQKQYPTKTEEPAQKQDPTKEDPTQKLDPSKTKYPVIEKDSTLKQDLTLKPDPSQKEDAALSEGLSKKEDTAQNQCSVQKDPKQKPDPTKKQCSVLMQDMTQKHDWTLKQDPIQKDDPNKTENPTEKKDPKKKDDPTQKQETTKIEDQIQKKDQIKMESQTQKQYPTKTEEPAQKQDPTKEDPTQKLDPSKTQHPIILKDSTLKQDLTLKPNSSQKEVGALSEGLSKKEDTAQNQCSVQKDPKQKPDPTKKQCSALMQDMTQKQDWTLKQDPIQKDDPNKKEDPTEKKDPTKKEDATQKQETTKTEDQTQKKDPTKKDDPTQTQATTKTEDEIQKKDPTKKDDPTQKQETTKTEDQTENKDQIKMESETKKQYPTKTEEPAQKQDPTKEDPTKKLDPPKIKYPVIEKDSTLKQDLTLKPDSSQKEVGALSEGLSKKEDTAQNQCSVQKDPKQKPDPTKKQCSALMQDMTQKKDWTLKQDPIQKDDPNKEEDPTEKKDPTKKEDPTQTQETTKTEDQIQKKDPTEKDDPTQKQETTKIEDQIQRKDQIEMESQTQKQYPTKTEEPDQKQDPTKEDPTKKLDPSKTQHPIILKDSTLKQYLTLKPDSYQKEVGALSEGLSKKEDTAQNQCSVQKDPKQKPDPTKKQCSALMQDMTQKHDWTLKQDPIQKDDPNKKEDSTEKKDSTKKDDSTQTQETTKTQDKTEKNDPTKKDDPTQKQETTKTEDQTQKKDPTKKDDPTQTQETTKTEDQIQKKDPTKKDDPTQKQETTKKQDPIQKDDPNKKEDPTEKKDSTKKDDSTQKQETTKIEDQIKKKDQIEMESQTQKQYPTKTEEPDQKEDPTKEDPTKKLDPSKTQHPIILKDSTLKQYLTLKPNSSQKEDAALSEGLSKKEDPAQNQCSVQKDPKQKPDPTKKQCSALMQDMTQKHDWTLKQDPIQKDDPNKKEDPTEKKDPTKKDDPTQKQETTKTEDQTEKKDPTKKDDPTQKQETTKTEDQIQKKDPTKKDDPTQKQETTKTEEQIQKKDPTKKDDPSQKQETTKTEDQTENIDQIKMESETQKQYPTKTEEPAQKQDPTKEDPTKKLEPSKIKYPVIEKDSTLKQDLTLKPDPSQKEAAALSEGLSKKEDTAQNQCSVQKDPKQKPNPTKKQCSSLMQDMTQKHDWTLKQDPIQKDDPNKKEDPTEKKDPTKKENPTQKQETTTTEDQSEKKDPTKNDDPTQTQETTKTEDQIQKKDPTKKDDPTQKQETTKTEDQIQKKDPTKKDDPTQKQETTKTEDQSEKKDPTKKDDPTQTQETTKTEDQIQKKDPTKKDDPTQKQETTKTEDQTEKKDPTKKDDPTQKQETTKTEDQTEKKDPTKKDDPTQKQETTKTEDKTENKDQIKMESKTQKQYPTKTEEPAQKQDPTKEDPTKKLEPSKIKYPFEIEKDSTLKRDLTLKPDSSQKEVGALSEGLSKKEDPAQNQCSVQKDPKQKPDPTKKQCSALMQDMTQKHDWTLKQDPIQKDDPNKKEDPTEKKDPTKKDDPTQKQETTKTEDQTEKKDPTKKDDPTQKQETTKTEDQIQKKDPTKKDDPTQKQETTKTEEQIQKKDPTKKDDPSQKQETTKTEDQTENIDQIKMESETQKQYPTKTEEPAQKQDPTKEDPTKKLEPSKIKYPVIEKDSTLKQDLTLKPDPSQKEAAALSEGLSKKEDTAQNQCSVQKDPKQKPNPTKKQCSSLMQDMTQKHDWTLKQDPIQKDDPNKKEDPTEKKDPTKKENPTQKQETTTTEDQSEKKDPTKNDDPTQTQETTKTEDQIQKKDPTKKDDPTQKQETTKTEDQIQKKDPTKKDDPTQKQETTKTEDQSEKKDPTKKDDPTQTQETTKTEDQIQKKDPTKKDDPTQKQETTKTEDQTEKKDPTKKDDPTQKQETTKTEDQTEKKDPTKKDDPTQKQETTKTEDKTENKDQIKMESKTQKQYPTKTEEPAQKQDPTKEDPTKKLEPSKIKYPFEIEKDSTLKRDLTLKPDSSQKEVGALSEGLSKKEDTAQNQCSVQKDPKQKPDPTKKQCSALMQDMTQKQDWTLKQDPIQKDDPNKKENATEKKDPTKKDDPTQKQETTKTEDQTQKKDQIEMESQTQKQYPTKTEEPDQKQDPPKEDPTQKLDPSKTQHPSILKDSTLKQDLTLKPDSSQKEDAALSEGLSKKEDTAQNQCSVQKDPKQKPDPTKKQCSALMQDMTQKHDWTLKQDPIQKDDPNKEEDPTEKKDPTKKEDATQKQKTTNTEDQTQKTDPTKKDDPTQKQETTKTEDQIQKKDQIEMESQIQKQDPTKEDPTQKLDPSKTKYPVIEKDSTLKQDLTLKLDSSQKENASLSEDLSKKEDTAQNQCSVQKDPKQKPDPTKKQCSALMQDMTQKQDWTLKQDPTQKDDPNKTENQGQNKDSNKKEDQTQKQETTKIEDQTQKKDPTKNEDPTQKQETTKAEDPTEKKDTTKNEDLTEKQEKNKAEDQTQKQDPTKNEDQTQKKDATKNEEDQTEKKDPSKNEDPTQKQETTKTEDQTQKKDQIKMESQTQKQYPTKTEDVVQKQDATKEDPTQKLDPSKTQNPIILKDSTLKQDLTLKPDSSQKEDAALSEGLSKKEDTAQNQCSVQKDPKQKPDPTKKQCSALMQDMTQKQDWTLKQDPIQKDDPTKQEDPTEKKDPTKKDDSTQKQETTKTQDLAHKKEPTKNEVPTEKKDPTKNEDPTQIQETTKTEDQTQKRDPTKYEDQTQKQETTKTEDVVQKKDLTKTEDHNQKQETIKAEDQTQKTDPTKKEDPTEKKDPTKNEDPTQKQEKIKTEDQTHKKITTRVQDSGLWKDPIYREDLTLKDQDSPLKTDKTQEREITQKQDPIQKQQTTSKDSILQQDKPQIPGLEQRGSADTMPYTKEKQEIPTIPHTIYKSSPAQDHQDPHKYYSYFEQTSSQGIGLSHDAPQSHGTNTEVHHSYHTHGRQQPTHHVWTSGLLHGEPDLEDNKEMYQRAEKPADHWQWHGLASASSSGQTPPDTQHTVQHITSSWPTQSGQHLTMQRTVTTGGPQKMEQQNKNSVATQNPLYLLCQQSPKLIRNQSIGQNISREPNQPDINPEPPAKPEAFHPQPPPSGATSSTQASSTQKIERQKSQKGFKWPWH, from the exons ATGGCCAATCTCCTGAGCGCCATCCGCAGGATCATCGACACCTTCCACAGCTACAGCTGCCGCAGCGGCCCTTGCGATAAACTGGACAAGGCGCAATTCCAGAGCCTCATCCAGACGCAGTTTGCAGAAGTGATTGAG GATTCCGGAGATCCCCACACTATTGAAGCTATACTGCATGCACTTGATGAAAACAATGATGGCGAGGTTGACTTTAAAGAATTTTTAGAACTTGTAGCAAAAGTTGCTTTTGCTTATTTTGAAGCTCTGAGGTCCAAGAAAGGTTGTCAGATCTGTGCATCCCAAAAAGGTTCAATGCTGCACCCATCAACATCCTCAAAAACATGTGAATTAACCCCAAAACAAGATTCATCCAAGAGAGAGGGCTCAACCCAAGATCAAATCCTCAAACACGACAAAACCCAGAAAGAAGATCCAACTGAGAAAAATGAGCCAACTCAAAAACAAGCTCTAACCCAAAAACAAGACCCAAGTCAGACGAAGGACCCAATACTGAAACAGGACCCAACAGAGAAACAAAACCCAATCCACAAAAAAGATCAAACCAAAACACAAGATTCAGCCCCAAAACCTGATTCATTCCAAAAACAAGACCCAACCCAGAATCAAGACACAACCCAAAAAACAGAACCAACCCACGAACAAGGCTCAACCAAGAAACAAGACCAAACTCAGAGAAAAAACCAAATCAAAATGGAAAGCGAAACCCAGAAACAATACACTGACAAAACAGAAGAACCAGCTCAGAAACAGGACCCAACCAAAGAAGACCAAACTCAGAAACTAGACCCATCCAAGACAAAATATCCTGTGACCGAGAAAGATTCAACCCTGAAACAAGATCTGACTCTAAAACCGGACTCATCTCAAAAAGAGGTCGGCGCTCTGAGTAAGGGCCTAAGCAAGAAAGAAGACACAGCTCAGAACCAATGCTCTGTACAAAAAGATCCAAAGCAGAAACCAGATCCAACAAAGAAGCAATGTTCAGCCCTCATGCAAGATATGACCCAGAAGCAGGACTGGACATTAAAGCAGGATCCAATCCAAAAAGATGACCCAAACAAAACGGAAAATCCAACTGAGAAAAAAGACCCAACGAAAAAAGAAAACCCAACTCAAAAGCAAGAAACAACCAAAACAGAAGATCAAATTCAGAAGAAAGACCCAACCAAAAATGATGACCCAACCCAAAAGCAAGAAACAACCAAAACAGAAGATCAAACTGAGAAAAAACACCCAACGAAAAAAGATGACCCAACTCAAAAGCAAGAAACAACCAAAACAGAAGATCAAACTGAGAATAAAGACCAAATCAAAATGGAAAGTGAAACCCAGAAACAATACCCTACCAAAACAGAAGAACCAGCTCAGAAACAGGACCCAACCAAAGAAGACCCAACTCAGAAACTAGACCCATCCAAGACAAAATATCCTGTGATTGAGAAAGATTCAACCCTGAAACAAGATCTGACTCTAAAACCGGACCCATCTCAAAAAGAGGACGCAGCTCTGAGTGAGGGCCTAAGCAAGAAAGAAGACACAGCTCAGAACCAATGCTCTGTACAAAAAGATCCTAAGCAGAAACCGGATCCAACAAAGAAACAATGTTCAGTCCTCATGCAAGATATGACCCAGAAGCATGACTGGACATTAAAGCAGGATCCAATCCAAAAAGATGACCCAAACAAAACGGAAAATCCAACTGAGAAAAAAGACCCAAAGAAAAAAGATGACCCAACTCAAAAGCAAGAAACAACCAAAATAGAAGATCAAATTCAGAAAAAAGACCAAATCAAAATGGAAAGCCAAACCCAGAAACAATACCCTACCAAAACAGAAGAACCAGCTCAGAAACAAGACCCAACCAAAGAAGACCCAACTCAGAAACTAGACCCATCCAAGACCCAGCATCCCATCATTTTGAAAGACTCAACTCTGAAACAAGATCTGACTCTAAAACCGAACTCATCTCAAAAAGAGGTCGGCGCTCTGAGTGAGGGCCTAAGCAAGaaagaggacacagcgcagaacCAATGCTCTGTACAAAAAGATCCAAAGCAGAAACCAGATCCAACAAAGAAACAATGTTCAGCCCTCATGCAAGATATGACCCAGAAGCAGGACTGGACATTAAAGCAGGATCCAATCCAAAAAGATGACCCAAACAAAAAGGAAGATCCAACTGAGAAAAAAGACCCAACGAAAAAAGAAGACGCAACTCAAAAGCAAGAAACAACCAAAACAGAAGACCAAACTCAGAAAAAAGACCCAACCAAAAAAGATGACCCCACTCAGACGCAAGCAACAACCAAAACAGAAGATGAAATTCAGAAGAAAGACCCGACCAAAAAAGATGACCCAACTCAAAAGCAAGAAACAACCAAAACAGAAGATCAAACTGAGAATAAAGACCAAATCAAAATGGAAAGTGAAACCAAGAAACAATACCCTACCAAAACAGAAGAACCTGCTCAGAAGCAAGACCCAACCAAAGAAGACCCAACTAAGAAACTAGACCCACCCAAGATAAAATATCCTGTGATTGAGAAAGATTCAACCCTGAAACAAGATCTGACTCTAAAACCGGACTCATCTCAAAAAGAGGTCGGCGCTCTGAGTGAGGGCCTAAGCAAGAAAGAAGACACAGCTCAGAACCAATGCTCTGTACAAAAAGATCCAAAGCAGAAACCAGATCCAACAAAGAAGCAATGTTCAGCCCTCATGCAAGATATGACCCAGAAGAAGGACTGGACATTAAAGCAGGATCCAATCCAAAAAGATGACCCAAACAAAGAGGAAGATCCAACTGAGAAAAAAGACCCAACCAAAAAAGAAGACCCAACTCAGACGCAAGAAACAACCAAAACAGAAGATCAAATTCAGAAGAAAGACCCGACCGAAAAAGATGACCCCACTCAGAAGCAAGAAACAACCAAAATAGAAGATCAAATTCAGAGAAAAGACCAAATCGAAATGGAAAGCCAAACCCAGAAACAATACCCTACCAAAACAGAAGAACCAGATCAGAAACAAGACCCAACCAAAGAAGACCCAACTAAGAAACTAGACCCATCCAAGACCCAGCATCCCATCATTTTAAAAGATTCAACCCTGAAACAATATCTGACTCTAAAACCGGACTCATATCAAAAAGAGGTCGGCGCTCTGAGTGAGGGCCTAAGCAAGAAAGAGGACACAGCTCAGAACCAATGCTCTGTACAAAAAGATCCAAAGCAGAAACCAGATCCAACAAAGAAACAATGTTCAGCCCTCATGCAAGATATGACCCAGAAGCATGACTGGACATTAAAGCAGGATCCAATCCAAAAAGATGACCCAAACAAAAAGGAAGATTCAACTGAGAAAAAAGACTCAACCAAAAAAGATGACTCAACTCAGACGCAAGAAACAACCAAAACACAAGACAAAACTGAGAAAAATGACCCGACCAAAAAAGATGACCCAACTCAGAAGCAAGAAACAACCAAAACAGAAGACCAAACTCAGAAAAAAGACCCAACCAAAAAAGATGACCCCACTCAGACGCAAGAAACAACCAAAACAGAAGATCAAATTCAGAAGAAAGACCCGACCAAAAAAGATGACCCAACTCAAAAGCAAGAAACAACCAA AAAGCAGGATCCAATCCAAAAAGATGACCCAAACAAAAAGGAAGATCCAACTGAGAAAAAAGACTCAACCAAAAAAGATGACTCAACTCAGAAGCAAGAAACAACCAAAATAGAAGATCAAATTAAGAAAAAAGACCAAATCGAAATGGAAAGCCAAACCCAGAAACAATACCCTACCAAAACAGAAGAACCAGATCAGAAAGAAGACCCAACCAAAGAAGACCCAACTAAGAAACTAGACCCATCCAAGACCCAGCATCCCATCATTTTGAAAGATTCAACCTTGAAACAATATCTGACTCTAAAACCGAACTCATCTCAAAAAGAGGACGCCGCTCTGAGTGAGGGCCTAAGCAAGAAAGAAGACCCAGCTCAGAACCAATGCTCTGTACAAAAAGATCCAAAGCAGAAACCAGATCCAACAAAGAAACAATGTTCAGCCCTCATGCAAGATATGACCCAGAAGCATGACTGGACATTAAAGCAAGATCCAATCCAAAAAGATGACCCAAACAAAAAGGAGGATCCAACTGAGAAAAAAGACCCAACCAAAAAAGATGACCCAACTCAAAAGCAAGAAACGACCAAAACAGAAGACCAAACTGAGAAAAAAGACCCAACCAAAAAAGATGACCCAACTCAAAAGCAAGAAACAACCAAAACAGAAGATCAAATTCAGAAGAAAGACCCGACCAAAAAAGATGACCCAACTCAAAAGCAAGAAACAACCAAAACAGAAGAACAAATTCAGAAGAAAGACCCGACCAAAAAAGATGACCCAAGTCAAAAGCAAGAAACAACCAAAACAGAAGATCAAACTGAGAATATAGACCAAATCAAAATGGAAAGTGAAACCCAGAAACAATACCCTACCAAAACAGAAGAACCAGCTCAGAAACAAGACCCAACCAAAGAAGACCCAACTAAGAAACTAGAACCATCCAAGATAAAATATCCTGTGATTGAGAAAGATTCAACCCTGAAACAAGATCTAACTCTAAAACCGGACCCATCTCAAAAAGAGGCCGCCGCTCTGAGTGAGGGCCTAAGCAAGAAAGAAGACACAGCTCAGAACCAATGCTCTGTACAAAAAGATCCAAAGCAGAAACCAAATCCAACAAAGAAGCAATGTTCATCCCTCATGCAAGATATGACCCAAAAGCATGACTGGACATTAAAACAAGATCCAATCCAAAAAGATGACCCAAACAAAAAGGAAGATCCAACTGAGAAAAAAGACCCAACGAAAAAAGAAAACCCAACTCAAAAGCAAGAAACAACCACAACAGAAGATCAAAGTGAGAAAAAAGACCCGACCAAAAATGATGACCCAACTCAGACGCAAGAAACAACCAAAACAGAAGATCAAATTCAGAAGAAAGACCCGACCAAAAAAGATGACCCAACTCAAAAGCAAGAAACAACCAAAACAGAAGATCAAATTCAGAAGAAAGACCCGACCAAAAAAGATGACCCAACTCAAAAGCAAGAAACGACCAAAACAGAAGATCAAAGTGAGAAAAAAGACCCGACCAAAAAAGATGACCCAACTCAGACGCAAGAAACAACCAAAACAGAAGATCAAATTCAGAAGAAAGACCCGACCAAAAAAGATGACCCAACTCAAAAGCAAGAAACGACCAAAACAGAAGACCAAACTGAGAAAAAAGACCCAACCAAAAAAGATGACCCAACTCAAAAGCAAGAAACAACCAAAACAGAAGACCAAACTGAGAAAAAAGACCCAACCAAAAAAGATGACCCAACTCAAAAGCAAGAAACAACCAAAACAGAAGATAAAACTGAGAATAAAGACCAAATCAAAATGGAAAGTAAAACCCAGAAACAATACCCTACCAAAACAGAAGAACCAGCTCAGAAACAGGACCCAACCAAAGAAGACCCAACTAAGAAACTAGAACCATCCAAGATAAAATATCCTTTTGAGATTGAGAAAGATTCAACCCTGAAACGAGATCTGACTCTAAAACCGGACTCATCTCAAAAAGAGGTCGGCGCTCTGAGTGAGGGCCTAAGCAAGAAAGAAGACCCAGCTCAGAACCAATGCTCTGTACAAAAAGATCCAAAGCAGAAACCAGATCCAACAAAGAAACAATGTTCAGCCCTCATGCAAGATATGACCCAGAAGCATGACTGGACATTAAAGCAAGATCCAATCCAAAAAGATGACCCAAACAAAAAGGAGGATCCAACTGAGAAAAAAGACCCAACCAAAAAAGATGACCCAACTCAAAAGCAAGAAACGACCAAAACAGAAGACCAAACTGAGAAAAAAGACCCAACCAAAAAAGATGACCCAACTCAAAAGCAAGAAACAACCAAAACAGAAGATCAAATTCAGAAGAAAGACCCGACCAAAAAAGATGACCCAACTCAAAAGCAAGAAACAACCAAAACAGAAGAACAAATTCAGAAGAAAGACCCGACCAAAAAAGATGACCCAAGTCAAAAGCAAGAAACAACCAAAACAGAAGATCAAACTGAGAATATAGACCAAATCAAAATGGAAAGTGAAACCCAGAAACAATACCCTACCAAAACAGAAGAACCAGCTCAGAAACAAGACCCAACCAAAGAAGACCCAACTAAGAAACTAGAACCATCCAAGATAAAATATCCTGTGATTGAGAAAGATTCAACCCTGAAACAAGATCTAACTCTAAAACCGGACCCATCTCAAAAAGAGGCCGCCGCTCTGAGTGAGGGCCTAAGCAAGAAAGAAGACACAGCTCAGAACCAATGCTCTGTACAAAAAGATCCAAAGCAGAAACCAAATCCAACAAAGAAGCAATGTTCATCCCTCATGCAAGATATGACCCAAAAGCATGACTGGACATTAAAACAAGATCCAATCCAAAAAGATGACCCAAACAAAAAGGAAGATCCAACTGAGAAAAAAGACCCAACGAAAAAAGAAAACCCAACTCAAAAGCAAGAAACAACCACAACAGAAGATCAAAGTGAGAAAAAAGACCCGACCAAAAATGATGACCCAACTCAGACGCAAGAAACAACCAAAACAGAAGATCAAATTCAGAAGAAAGACCCGACCAAAAAAGATGACCCAACTCAAAAGCAAGAAACAACCAAAACAGAAGATCAAATTCAGAAGAAAGACCCGACCAAAAAAGATGACCCAACTCAAAAGCAAGAAACGACCAAAACAGAAGATCAAAGTGAGAAAAAAGACCCGACCAAAAAAGATGACCCAACTCAGACGCAAGAAACAACCAAAACAGAAGATCAAATTCAGAAGAAAGACCCGACCAAAAAAGATGACCCAACTCAAAAGCAAGAAACGACCAAAACAGAAGACCAAACTGAGAAAAAAGACCCAACCAAAAAAGATGACCCAACTCAAAAGCAAGAAACAACCAAAACAGAAGACCAAACTGAGAAAAAAGACCCAACCAAAAAAGATGACCCAACTCAAAAGCAAGAAACAACCAAAACAGAAGATAAAACTGAGAATAAAGACCAAATCAAAATGGAAAGTAAAACCCAGAAACAATACCCTACCAAAACAGAAGAACCAGCTCAGAAACAGGACCCAACCAAAGAAGACCCAACTAAGAAACTAGAACCATCCAAGATAAAATATCCTTTTGAGATTGAGAAAGATTCAACCCTGAAACGAGATCTGACTCTAAAACCGGACTCATCTCAAAAAGAGGTCGGCGCTCTGAGTGAGGGCCTAAGCAAGAAAGAAGACACAGCTCAGAACCAATGCTCTGTACAAAAAGATCCAAAGCAGAAACCAGATCCAACAAAGAAGCAATGTTCAGCCCTCATGCAAGATATGACCCAGAAGCAGGACTGGACATTAAAGCAGGATCCAATCCAAAAAGATGACCCaaacaaaaaggaaaatgcaACCGAGAAAAAAGACCCAACCAAAAAAGATGACCCAACTCAAAAGCAAGAAACAACCAAAACAGAAGATCAAACGCAGAAAAAAGACCAAATCGAAATGGAAAGCCAAACCCAGAAACAATACCCTACCAAAACAGAAGAACCAGATCAGAAACAAGACCCACCCAAAGAAGACCCAACTCAGAAACTAGACCCATCCAAGACCCAGCATCCCTCCATTTTGAAAGATTCAACCTTGAAACAAGATCTGACTCTAAAACCGGACTCATCTCAAAAAGAGGACGCCGCTCTGAGTGAGGGCCTAAGCAAGAAAGAAGACACAGCTCAGAACCAATGCTCTGTACAAAAAGATCCAAAGCAGAAACCAGATCCAACAAAGAAACAATGTTCAGCCCTCATGCAAGATATGACCCAGAAGCATGACTGGACATTAAAGCAGGATCCAATCCAAAAAGATGACCCAAACAAAGAGGAAGATCCAACTGAGAAGAAAGACCCAACCAAAAAAGAAGACGCAACTCAAAAGCAAAAAACAACCAACACAGAAGACCAAACTCAGAAAACAGACCCAACCAAAAAAGATGACCCAACTCAAAAGCAAGAAACAACCAAAACAGAAGATCAAATACAGAAAAAAGACCAAATCGAAATGGAAAGCCAAATCCAGAAACAAGACCCAACCAAAGAAGACCCAACTCAGAAACTAGACCCATCCAAGACAAAATATCCTGTGATTGAGAAAGATTCAACCCTGAAACAAGATCTGACTCTAAAACTGGACTCATCTCAAAAAGAGAACGCCTCTCTGAGTGAGGACCTAAGCAAGAAAGAAGACACAGCTCAGAACCAATGCTCTGTACAAAAAGATCCAAAGCAGAAACCAGATCCAACAAAGAAACAATGTTCAGCCCTCATGCAAGATATGACCCAGAAGCAGGACTGGACATTAAAGCAAGATCCAACCCAAAAAGATGACCCAAACAAAACGGAAAATCAAGGTCAGAATAAAGACTCAAACAAAAAAGAAGACCAAACCCAGAAACAAGAAACAACCAAAATAGAAGATCAAACTCAGAAAAAAGACCCAACCAAAAATGAAGACCCGACTCAAAAGCAAGAAACAACCAAAGCAGAAGATCCAACTGAGAAAAAAGATACAACCAAAAACGAAGACCTGACTGAAAAGcaagaaaaaaacaaagcagAGGATCAAACTCAGAAACAAGACCCAACCAAAAATGAAGATCAAACTCAGAAAAAAGACGCAACCAAAAACGAAGAAGATCAAACTGAGAAAAAAGATCCGTCCAAAAACGAAGACCCGACTCAAAAACAAGAAACAACCAAAACAGAAGATCAAACTCAGAAAAAAGACCAAATCAAAATGGAAAGCCAAACCCAGAAACAATACCCTACCAAAACAGAAGATGTAGTTCAGAAACAAGACGCAACCAAGGAAGACCCAACTCAGAAACTAGACCCATCCAAGACACAAAATCCAATCATTTTGAAAGATTCAACCCTGAAACAAGATCTGACTCTAAAACCGGACTCATCTCAAAAAGAGGACGCCGCTCTGAGTGAGGGCCTAAGCAAGAAAGAAGACACAGCTCAGAACCAATGCTCTGTACAAAAAGATCCAAAGCAGAAACCAGATCCAACAAAGAAGCAATGTTCAGCCCTCATGCAAGATATGACCCAGAAGCAGGACTGGACATTAAAGCAGGATCCAATCCAAAAAGATGACCCAACCAAACAGGAAGATCCAACTGAGAAAAAAGACCCAACCAAAAAAGATGACTCAACTCAAAAGCAAGAAACAACCAAAACACAAGATCTAGCTCATAAAAAAGAACCAACTAAAAATGAAGTTCCAACTGAGAAAAAAGACCCAACCAAAAACGAAGACCCGACTCAAATACAAGAAACAACCAAAACAGAAGATCAAACTCAGAAACGAGACCCAACCAAATATGAAGACCAAACTCAGAAGCAAGAAACAACCAAAACAGAAGACGTAGTTCAGAAAAAAGACCTAACCAAAACAGAAGACCACAATCAGAAGCAAGAAACAATCAAAGCAGAAGATCAAACTCAGAAAACAGACCCAACCAAAAAGGAAGATCCAACTGAGAAGAAAGACCCAACCAAAAATGAAGACCCGActcaaaaacaagaaaaaatcaAAACAGAAGATCAAACTCATAAAAAAATTACAACCCGGGTACAAGATTCAGGACTTTGGAAAGATCCAATCTATAGGGAAGATCTGACTTTAAAGGACCAAGACTCACCTCTTAAAACCGACAAAACCCAGGAACGAGAAATAACTCAGAAACAAGACCCAATTCAGAAGCAACAAACAACTAGCAAAGATTCTATTTTACAGCAAGATAAACCTCAGATCCCAGGCCTGGAGCAGAGGGGGAGTGCCGATACAATGCCTTACACAAAGGAGAAGCAGGAGATACCAACAATTCCTCATACTATCTACAAGTCTTCTCCAGCTCAAGACCATCAAGATCCTCATAAATACTATTCATATTTTGAACAGACATCAAGTCAAGGGATTGGGCTTTCTCATGATGCTCCACAAAGTCATGGCACAAACACTGAGGTGCATCACTCCTACCACACGCATGGTCGTCAGCAGCCTACACACCATGTCTGGACCTCAGGTCTGCTTCACGGAGAACCAGACCTGGAAGACAACAAGGAGATGTATCAAAGGGCAGAGAAGCCTGCTGACCACTGGCAGTGGCATGGACTAGCTTCAGCCTCTAGTTCTGGACAGACTCCTCCAGACACACAGCACACTGTGCAACACATCACCTCATCATGGCCAACACAGTCTGGACAACATTTGACAATGCAACGAACGGTAACTACTGGTGGACCTCAAAAAATGGaacaacaaaacaaaaattcAGTAGCAACCCAGAATCCCCTGTATCTCCTTTGTCAGCAGTCTCCGAAACTTATCAGGAATCAAAGCATTGGCCAAAATATTTCCAGAGAGCCCAATCAGCCAGACATCAACCCAGAACCTCCAGCTAAACCAGAGGCTTTTCATCCACAACCTCCACCTTCTGGAGCGACCTCCTCCACACAAGCCAGCTCCACACAGAAGATAGAAAGGCAGAAATCCCAGAAAGGATTCAAATGGCCATGGCACTAA